A single genomic interval of Streptomyces sp. BA2 harbors:
- a CDS encoding type II toxin-antitoxin system Phd/YefM family antitoxin: protein MTDVIEPAKTITQRELRNNSAAVMDAVEAGETYHITRNGVEVAELRPVVRRRDLTAEELVKRARRLPHVDHEQMRRESDAFFGAEDRVGEDDPWERVRD from the coding sequence ATGACGGACGTGATAGAGCCTGCGAAGACGATCACCCAGCGCGAGCTCCGGAACAATTCCGCCGCCGTCATGGACGCGGTGGAGGCCGGCGAGACGTACCACATCACGCGTAACGGCGTAGAGGTCGCAGAGCTGCGCCCTGTCGTACGCAGGCGTGACCTCACTGCCGAGGAACTTGTGAAGAGGGCACGCAGGTTGCCTCACGTCGACCACGAGCAGATGCGGCGGGAGTCCGACGCGTTCTTCGGGGCTGAGGATCGCGTCGGGGAGGACGATCCATGGGAGCGCGTGCGTGACTGA
- a CDS encoding Zn-ribbon domain-containing OB-fold protein translates to MSTSSSATPRFDLPEPDAFTRPYWDAAAEGHLLIRRCEGCGKAHHYPREFCPHCWSEDGTWERASGRATLYTWSVVHRNDLPPFGTRVPYVAAVVDLAEGPRMMTEIVDCEEGELRIGMALKVTFRCQEGGAAVPVFRLRSTP, encoded by the coding sequence ATGAGTACTTCGAGTTCCGCGACCCCGCGCTTCGACCTCCCCGAGCCCGACGCCTTCACCCGCCCCTACTGGGACGCGGCGGCCGAGGGACATCTGCTGATCCGCCGCTGCGAGGGCTGCGGCAAGGCGCACCACTACCCGCGCGAGTTCTGCCCGCACTGCTGGAGCGAGGACGGCACCTGGGAGCGGGCGAGCGGTCGCGCCACGCTCTACACCTGGTCCGTGGTCCACCGGAACGACCTGCCACCGTTCGGCACCCGCGTCCCGTACGTCGCAGCGGTCGTCGACCTCGCCGAAGGTCCGCGCATGATGACGGAGATCGTCGACTGCGAGGAGGGTGAGCTGCGGATCGGGATGGCGCTGAAGGTGACGTTCCGCTGCCAGGAGGGCGGCGCTGCCGTGCCCGTCTTCAGGCTGCGTAGCACGCCGTAG
- a CDS encoding acetate--CoA ligase family protein, with amino-acid sequence MLGSTYGTFTTDPRRARVVACGEAPAPAVHGQAATADDLDVSGRPLHADVPDLDRFFRPESVAVVGASDAEGRPNTGITRQLMDWAERGGARLHPVHPTRQSVFGTPCFPSVADLPEQVDLAVLLVSDPLPLIEELAESKVKFAVAFASGFAETGEEGAAAQARLAAAVERSGLRLLGPNTNLNAFEKFRDDLEGPAIALITQSGHQGRPVFTMQEIGVRLSHWAPTGNEADLETSDFISYFAERPEVGAIACYVEGLKDGRSFLLAADRAAQRGVPVVAVKVGRTETGARMAASHTGKLTGADTVVDAAMRQYGVIRVDGLDELQDTSALLARARPPQAEGVVVYSISGGTGAHFSDMATEAGLRLPALSDAKQAELHQWIPDYLNVANPVDNGGHPVGDWRGRKIIDAILDDPEVGVLICPITGPFPPMSDKLAQDLVDAAEQTDKLVCVVWGSPVGTEEAYRTTLLGSSRVATFRTFANCITAVRAYLDHHRFTTRYRSPFADAPRTASPSFRKAQALMRSGQQLSEHAAKQLLRAYGIRVPREQLVTSAAAAVRAAGLVGYPVVMKASGARLAHKSELGLVKVGLTSASQVRDAYRELTDIARYEGIALDGVLVCQMVERGVEMVVGVTQDELFGPTVTVGLGGVLVEVLRDVAVRVPPFGESQALTMLSELRGRALLDGVRGAPPADIDALVEVVLRVQRMALELGDELAELDINPLMVLPRGQGAVALDALAVCR; translated from the coding sequence ATGCTTGGATCGACATACGGCACCTTCACCACCGACCCCCGCCGCGCGCGTGTTGTGGCCTGCGGCGAAGCCCCGGCACCCGCCGTCCACGGACAGGCCGCCACGGCGGACGACCTGGACGTCAGCGGACGCCCCCTGCACGCCGACGTACCGGATCTGGACCGGTTCTTCCGGCCCGAGTCCGTCGCCGTCGTCGGCGCTTCGGACGCCGAAGGGCGGCCGAACACCGGCATCACGCGTCAGCTCATGGACTGGGCCGAGCGGGGCGGTGCCCGGCTGCATCCCGTGCACCCCACCCGTCAGTCCGTCTTCGGCACCCCCTGTTTCCCCTCCGTCGCCGACCTGCCGGAACAGGTCGATCTGGCCGTACTGCTCGTCAGTGACCCCCTTCCCCTGATCGAGGAACTCGCCGAGTCCAAGGTGAAGTTCGCCGTCGCCTTCGCCTCCGGCTTCGCCGAGACCGGCGAGGAGGGCGCGGCGGCCCAGGCCCGCCTGGCCGCCGCCGTGGAGCGCTCGGGGCTGCGGCTGCTCGGGCCCAACACCAACCTCAACGCCTTCGAGAAGTTCCGCGACGACCTCGAAGGCCCCGCGATCGCCCTGATCACCCAGTCCGGACACCAGGGGCGCCCCGTCTTCACGATGCAGGAGATCGGCGTACGCCTCTCGCACTGGGCGCCCACCGGCAACGAAGCCGACCTGGAGACCTCCGACTTCATCTCCTACTTCGCCGAACGCCCCGAGGTCGGAGCCATCGCCTGTTACGTCGAGGGCCTCAAGGACGGCCGCTCCTTCCTGCTCGCCGCCGACCGCGCCGCCCAGCGCGGCGTGCCCGTCGTCGCGGTCAAGGTCGGCCGCACCGAGACCGGCGCCCGCATGGCCGCCTCACACACCGGCAAGCTCACCGGCGCGGACACGGTCGTCGACGCGGCGATGCGGCAGTACGGCGTGATCCGCGTGGACGGGCTCGACGAACTCCAGGACACATCAGCCCTGTTGGCGCGCGCGAGGCCTCCGCAGGCCGAGGGCGTCGTCGTCTATTCGATCTCGGGCGGCACGGGCGCGCACTTCTCGGACATGGCGACCGAGGCGGGGCTGCGGCTTCCCGCGCTCTCGGACGCCAAGCAGGCGGAGCTGCACCAGTGGATACCGGACTACCTGAACGTCGCCAACCCCGTCGACAACGGCGGGCACCCGGTGGGCGACTGGCGCGGCCGGAAGATCATCGATGCGATCCTGGACGACCCGGAGGTGGGGGTGCTCATCTGCCCCATCACCGGGCCCTTTCCACCCATGAGCGACAAACTCGCGCAGGACCTGGTGGACGCGGCGGAGCAGACGGACAAGCTGGTGTGCGTGGTGTGGGGCTCGCCCGTCGGCACCGAGGAGGCCTACCGTACGACGCTGCTCGGTTCGTCTCGCGTCGCCACCTTCCGCACCTTCGCCAACTGCATCACGGCGGTGCGCGCCTATCTGGACCACCATCGGTTCACGACCCGCTACCGCTCCCCCTTCGCCGACGCACCGCGCACGGCCTCGCCCTCCTTCCGCAAGGCCCAGGCCCTGATGCGGTCCGGTCAGCAGCTGAGCGAGCACGCGGCGAAGCAGCTGCTGCGCGCGTACGGGATTCGCGTACCGCGCGAGCAGTTGGTGACCAGTGCGGCGGCGGCCGTGCGGGCGGCGGGGCTCGTCGGCTATCCGGTGGTGATGAAGGCGTCCGGGGCGCGGCTCGCCCACAAGAGCGAACTGGGCCTGGTGAAGGTCGGTCTGACCTCGGCCAGTCAGGTGCGGGACGCCTACCGGGAGCTGACCGACATCGCCCGCTACGAAGGGATCGCGCTGGACGGCGTACTGGTCTGCCAGATGGTGGAGCGGGGCGTCGAGATGGTGGTGGGCGTGACGCAGGACGAGCTGTTCGGGCCGACGGTGACCGTGGGCCTCGGCGGTGTTCTTGTGGAAGTCCTGCGGGATGTGGCCGTGCGGGTGCCGCCCTTCGGGGAGTCCCAGGCGTTGACGATGCTCTCCGAACTGCGGGGGCGTGCGTTGCTGGACGGGGTCCGTGGGGCGCCCCCCGCCGACATCGATGCGCTCGTCGAAGTCGTCCTGCGGGTACAGAGGATGGCGCTTGAGCTTGGCGATGAGCTGGCGGAGCTGGATATCAACCCTCTGATGGTGTTGCCGCGGGGGCAGGGGGCTGTCGCGCTGGACGCCTTGGCCGTCTGCCGGTGA
- a CDS encoding pyridoxine/pyridoxamine 5'-phosphate oxidase, translating to MDDTDTRPDDTAHGRALLRALRVWDTELPPFDPATAPADPLPLFWQWFVDVAEAGQVEPHTMTLATADESGRPDVRTLMLHDADAAGWHFGSHAGSAKGRQLAARPDAALGFYWPVQGRQVRVRGRVTTASATESRADLARRSPGALASALVGRQSEVLPSYGDLVAASQAAWEHAQAEPDAPAPSWTLYVLEPAEVEFFQGEARRRHVRLRYRRESDGSWVKELLWP from the coding sequence ATGGACGACACCGACACCAGGCCTGATGACACCGCCCACGGCCGCGCCCTCCTCCGCGCCCTCCGCGTCTGGGACACCGAACTGCCCCCGTTCGACCCGGCGACCGCCCCCGCCGACCCGCTCCCCCTGTTCTGGCAGTGGTTCGTGGACGTGGCCGAGGCGGGCCAGGTGGAGCCGCACACGATGACCCTGGCCACGGCGGACGAGTCGGGCCGCCCCGACGTGCGGACGCTGATGCTGCACGACGCGGACGCGGCCGGCTGGCACTTCGGCTCGCACGCGGGCAGCGCGAAGGGCCGCCAGCTCGCGGCGCGCCCCGATGCCGCGCTCGGGTTCTACTGGCCCGTCCAGGGCCGTCAGGTCCGGGTGCGGGGCCGGGTCACGACAGCGAGCGCCACCGAGAGCCGCGCCGATCTCGCCCGCCGTTCGCCCGGGGCACTGGCGTCGGCACTGGTCGGCAGGCAGAGCGAAGTGCTGCCTTCGTACGGGGATCTGGTGGCCGCCAGCCAGGCCGCCTGGGAGCACGCGCAGGCGGAGCCCGACGCCCCGGCGCCGAGCTGGACGCTGTACGTACTCGAACCGGCGGAGGTCGAGTTCTTCCAGGGGGAGGCGCGGCGCCGGCACGTGCGGCTGCGGTACCGGAGGGAGTCGGACGGAAGCTGGGTCAAGGAGCTGCTGTGGCCGTGA
- a CDS encoding MFS transporter, protein MLVVVTQTDVNQPVEPPLEGPLEAPRRRRRIHRAWFVAAVTFVTIIGAAAFRSLPGLLIDPLHDEFHWSRGTIGLAVSINLALYGLTAPFAAALMDRFGIRRVVAVALIVIALGSGLTVWMQHAWQLLLCWGLLVGLGSGSMALAFAATVTNRWFTTRRGLVTGILTAASASGQLIFLPLLSWLVETYEWRPAAVTVALAALAVVPFVWLLLRDHPADVGLKPYGSEEFVEKPPPATGAARRAVTVLFKAARTGPFWLLAGTFAICGASTNGLIQTHFVPAAHDHGMPITAAASLLAVIGVFDVVGTIASGWFTDRFDARRLLAVYYALRGVSLLFLPLLLAPTVHPPMIFFIVFYGLDWVATVPPTLALCREQYGDDSAIVFGWVLASHQVGAALVAVIGGVVRDTFGSYDVMWIASGALCAAAALMALVIRRVGEEKVAEPALT, encoded by the coding sequence ATGCTGGTTGTCGTGACCCAGACAGACGTGAATCAGCCGGTCGAGCCGCCCCTGGAGGGGCCCCTGGAGGCGCCGAGGAGACGACGCCGCATCCACCGGGCGTGGTTCGTCGCCGCCGTCACCTTCGTGACGATCATCGGCGCCGCCGCGTTCCGCTCCCTGCCGGGCCTGCTCATCGATCCGCTGCACGACGAGTTCCACTGGTCGCGCGGCACGATCGGCCTCGCGGTCTCCATCAACCTCGCGCTGTACGGGCTCACCGCACCGTTCGCCGCCGCGCTGATGGACCGCTTCGGCATCCGGCGGGTCGTGGCGGTCGCTCTCATCGTGATCGCGCTCGGCTCCGGGCTCACCGTGTGGATGCAACACGCCTGGCAACTGCTGCTGTGCTGGGGGCTGCTCGTCGGCCTCGGCTCGGGGTCCATGGCCCTCGCCTTCGCGGCCACCGTCACCAACCGCTGGTTCACCACGCGGCGCGGACTCGTCACCGGCATCCTGACGGCGGCCTCCGCGTCCGGCCAGCTGATCTTCCTGCCGCTGCTCTCCTGGCTGGTGGAGACGTACGAGTGGCGTCCCGCCGCGGTGACCGTCGCCCTCGCCGCGCTCGCCGTCGTCCCGTTCGTGTGGCTGCTGCTGCGCGACCACCCGGCGGACGTGGGCCTGAAGCCGTACGGCTCCGAGGAGTTCGTGGAGAAGCCCCCGCCCGCCACGGGCGCCGCGCGGCGTGCGGTCACCGTGTTGTTCAAGGCGGCACGCACCGGGCCGTTCTGGCTGCTCGCCGGGACCTTCGCCATCTGCGGCGCCTCGACGAACGGCCTGATCCAGACGCACTTCGTGCCCGCCGCGCACGACCACGGCATGCCGATCACGGCGGCCGCTTCGCTCCTCGCCGTCATCGGTGTCTTCGACGTCGTGGGGACGATCGCTTCCGGCTGGTTCACGGACCGCTTCGACGCGCGGCGGCTCCTTGCCGTGTACTACGCGCTGCGCGGCGTCTCGCTGCTCTTCCTGCCGCTGCTCCTCGCACCGACCGTGCACCCGCCGATGATCTTCTTCATCGTCTTCTACGGCCTCGACTGGGTGGCGACCGTGCCGCCGACCCTGGCTCTCTGCCGCGAGCAGTACGGCGACGACAGCGCCATCGTCTTCGGCTGGGTGCTCGCCTCGCACCAGGTGGGAGCCGCGCTCGTGGCCGTCATCGGCGGTGTCGTACGGGACACCTTCGGGTCGTACGACGTGATGTGGATCGCCTCCGGTGCGCTGTGCGCGGCGGCGGCGCTGATGGCCTTGGTCATCAGGCGGGTGGGGGAGGAGAAGGTGGCGGAGCCCGCGCTTACGTAG
- a CDS encoding type II toxin-antitoxin system VapC family toxin — protein sequence MTERHPIGVLDTCAYIDLGDLEPAVLPVRVRLTAVTMAELQQGVAMAKDPVARAARVERLADALSAFDPMPFDGAAAARYGTLVSLIIAADRDPRPRRLDLMIAAIASAEGLPLYTRNVADFKGLDRHLTVVPV from the coding sequence GTGACTGAGCGACATCCGATCGGCGTGCTCGACACGTGTGCATACATCGACCTCGGGGACCTCGAGCCTGCCGTGCTGCCGGTGAGAGTGCGGTTGACAGCTGTGACCATGGCGGAGCTGCAACAAGGAGTCGCCATGGCCAAGGACCCGGTCGCGCGGGCCGCTCGTGTGGAGAGGCTGGCGGACGCGCTGTCCGCTTTCGATCCGATGCCGTTCGATGGAGCCGCTGCCGCGCGGTACGGCACGCTGGTTTCTTTGATCATCGCGGCCGATCGGGACCCCCGCCCCCGAAGGCTCGACCTGATGATTGCCGCGATCGCCTCGGCCGAAGGCTTGCCGCTCTACACGCGGAACGTGGCCGACTTCAAGGGGCTCGACCGGCACCTCACGGTTGTGCCGGTATGA
- a CDS encoding thiolase C-terminal domain-containing protein: MPTPLAASHRETAARPRKVAVVGISLSDCGRVDEATPYALHAQAARRALADSGLGREAIDGIASAGLGTLAPVEVAEYLGLKPRWVDSTSVGGSTWEVMAGHAADAIAAGRANAVLLVYGSTARADIKASRRTSNLSFGARGPLQFEVPYGHSLIAKYAMAARRHMHEYGTTLEQLASVAVQARANAATNPDAMYRDPITVDEVLGGPMIADPFTKLHCCIRSDGGCAVLLAAEEYVADCASTPVWVLGTGEHVSHTTMSEWEDFTVSPAAVSGRLAFERAGVRPEDVDVAEIYDAFTYMTLVTLEDLGFCAKGEGGAFVEKGRLLRDGELPTNTDGGGLSAQHPGMRGLFLLVEAVRQLRGEAGEGRQVRKAGGRLPEVAVASGTGGWFCSSGTVVLGR, encoded by the coding sequence ATGCCAACTCCCCTCGCCGCAAGCCACCGTGAGACGGCAGCTCGCCCCCGCAAGGTGGCCGTCGTCGGCATATCCCTCTCCGACTGCGGTCGCGTCGACGAGGCCACCCCCTACGCCCTGCACGCCCAGGCGGCCCGCCGAGCACTGGCCGACTCGGGCCTCGGCCGCGAGGCCATCGACGGCATCGCGTCCGCGGGCCTCGGCACGCTCGCCCCGGTCGAGGTCGCCGAGTACCTCGGCCTGAAGCCGCGCTGGGTCGACTCCACCTCCGTCGGCGGCTCCACCTGGGAGGTCATGGCAGGCCACGCGGCGGACGCGATCGCGGCGGGGCGCGCCAACGCCGTACTCCTCGTGTACGGGTCGACGGCGAGGGCGGACATCAAGGCGAGCCGGCGCACGTCGAACCTGTCGTTCGGCGCGCGCGGACCCCTCCAGTTCGAGGTCCCGTACGGCCACTCCCTGATCGCCAAGTACGCGATGGCCGCGCGCCGCCACATGCACGAGTACGGCACGACGCTCGAACAGCTCGCCTCCGTCGCGGTCCAGGCACGGGCGAACGCCGCGACCAACCCCGACGCGATGTACCGCGACCCGATCACGGTCGACGAGGTGCTCGGCGGCCCGATGATCGCGGACCCGTTCACCAAGCTGCACTGCTGCATACGTTCCGACGGCGGATGCGCGGTGCTCCTCGCGGCGGAGGAGTACGTGGCCGACTGTGCCTCCACCCCCGTCTGGGTGCTCGGCACGGGCGAGCACGTCTCGCACACGACGATGTCGGAGTGGGAGGACTTCACGGTCTCCCCAGCGGCGGTGAGCGGCCGCCTCGCCTTCGAACGGGCCGGGGTGCGCCCCGAGGACGTCGACGTGGCGGAGATCTACGACGCCTTCACCTACATGACCCTGGTGACGCTTGAGGACCTGGGGTTCTGCGCGAAGGGCGAGGGCGGCGCCTTCGTGGAGAAGGGCCGCCTGCTGCGGGACGGCGAGCTGCCGACGAACACGGACGGCGGGGGCCTTTCGGCCCAACACCCCGGAATGCGGGGTCTGTTCCTGCTGGTGGAGGCGGTGCGACAGCTGCGCGGCGAGGCGGGCGAGGGCCGCCAGGTGCGGAAGGCGGGGGGAAGACTCCCGGAGGTGGCGGTGGCTTCGGGGACGGGCGGGTGGTTCTGCTCGTCGGGGACGGTGGTGTTGGGGCGGTGA
- a CDS encoding GNAT family N-acetyltransferase, with translation MDSSPRPGYPSQSDHAEHAGHPAWQLTADLDEFHSRAAAFLHSAPALHTALLSVTDMLRTRGLHVYGKEDPLFGIRADGEGAVSGAFLWTPPHFPALSPLADAAAADELAGVLADAGLAPAGIGAESATAGAFSAAWQRRTNATPVVHYPQRLYRLGTLTPPLPSPAGGARVATGADRELLARWHGEFHEAIGEKAAMDAGEWADARIAYGGVTLWETPDGAPVAMAGNTRQVAGQVRIAPVYTPAHLRGRGYAGAVTTVVSRAALAAGADEVLLFTDVDNPTSNELYQRLGFSPVRDFTQYGFTR, from the coding sequence ATGGACTCTTCTCCGCGTCCCGGGTACCCCAGTCAATCCGACCATGCCGAGCATGCCGGCCATCCTGCCTGGCAGTTGACCGCCGACCTCGACGAGTTCCATTCGCGCGCGGCGGCCTTCCTGCACTCGGCGCCCGCCCTGCACACCGCGCTGCTCAGCGTCACCGACATGCTGCGCACGCGCGGGCTCCATGTGTACGGGAAGGAAGACCCCCTCTTCGGAATCCGCGCCGATGGTGAGGGCGCCGTGAGCGGTGCCTTCCTGTGGACCCCGCCGCACTTCCCCGCCCTCAGTCCGCTCGCCGACGCTGCCGCGGCCGACGAGCTCGCCGGAGTGCTCGCCGACGCGGGCCTCGCGCCTGCCGGGATCGGAGCCGAGAGCGCCACCGCGGGCGCGTTCTCGGCCGCCTGGCAGCGGCGGACGAACGCCACCCCCGTCGTCCACTACCCACAGCGGCTGTACCGCCTCGGCACCCTCACCCCGCCCTTGCCCTCACCGGCAGGCGGCGCGCGCGTCGCCACCGGCGCCGACCGGGAGCTGCTCGCGCGCTGGCACGGGGAGTTTCACGAGGCCATCGGGGAGAAGGCCGCGATGGACGCCGGCGAATGGGCCGACGCCCGTATCGCCTACGGAGGCGTCACCCTCTGGGAGACACCGGACGGCGCCCCTGTCGCCATGGCGGGCAACACCCGGCAGGTCGCGGGCCAGGTCCGGATCGCCCCCGTCTACACCCCGGCCCACCTGCGCGGGCGGGGCTACGCGGGCGCGGTCACCACCGTGGTGAGCCGTGCCGCGCTGGCGGCGGGCGCGGACGAGGTGCTGCTCTTCACCGACGTCGACAATCCGACCAGCAACGAGCTTTACCAGCGGCTCGGGTTCAGCCCGGTGCGGGACTTCACTCAGTACGGCTTCACGCGGTGA
- a CDS encoding flavin-containing monooxygenase, whose protein sequence is MADTTPPQAPQQDRPVYVVGGGPGGLSAAAALRARGIRAVVLEKSDQIGASWRTHYDRLHLHTTRRLSALPGLAIPRSFGRWVSRDNVLRYLEKYAEFHQLEIVTGVEVSRLERAADGTGWLLHATGGRELTGSAVVIATGYNHTPHLPDWPGRDTYSGELVQASDYRDPGPYEGKDVLVVGVGNTGAEIAVDLVAGGAARVRLAVRTAPHIVRRSTAGWPAQRTGILCRRLPVPLVDRLAGPIAKVSVPDLSAQGLPRPDTGLYSRVKEGAIPVQDVGLIDAVRKGKVEPVAAVDSFEDGKVVLADGTRIGPEAVIAATGYRRALEPLLGDLGVLDEKGAPLVRGARTPKSAPGLYFTGFTNPISGMLREMALDADKIAKAITRTLTTHH, encoded by the coding sequence ATGGCCGACACCACTCCCCCACAAGCGCCACAGCAAGACCGCCCTGTGTACGTCGTCGGCGGCGGACCCGGCGGGCTCTCCGCCGCGGCCGCGCTGCGTGCTCGCGGCATACGCGCGGTCGTGCTCGAGAAGTCCGACCAGATCGGCGCCTCCTGGCGCACGCACTACGACCGCCTGCACCTGCACACGACGCGCCGCCTCTCCGCCCTGCCGGGGCTCGCGATACCGCGCTCCTTCGGGCGCTGGGTTTCACGTGACAACGTCCTGCGTTACCTGGAGAAGTACGCCGAGTTCCACCAGCTGGAGATCGTCACCGGCGTCGAGGTCTCCCGCCTGGAGCGGGCGGCCGACGGCACCGGATGGCTCCTGCACGCCACCGGAGGACGGGAGTTGACCGGCAGCGCGGTGGTGATCGCCACCGGGTACAACCACACGCCCCACCTGCCGGACTGGCCCGGCCGCGACACGTACTCAGGCGAACTCGTGCAGGCGAGCGACTACCGCGACCCCGGCCCTTACGAGGGCAAGGACGTCCTGGTCGTGGGCGTCGGCAACACCGGCGCCGAGATCGCCGTCGACCTCGTCGCGGGCGGCGCGGCCCGCGTCCGCCTCGCGGTGCGCACCGCGCCGCACATCGTCCGCCGGTCCACGGCGGGCTGGCCGGCACAGCGCACGGGCATCCTGTGCCGCAGGCTGCCCGTCCCGCTCGTGGACCGCCTCGCGGGCCCGATCGCGAAGGTGAGCGTCCCCGACCTGTCCGCGCAGGGGCTGCCCCGCCCGGACACCGGCCTGTACTCGCGCGTCAAGGAGGGTGCGATCCCGGTCCAGGACGTGGGCCTCATCGACGCGGTGCGCAAGGGCAAGGTCGAACCGGTCGCCGCCGTCGACTCCTTCGAGGACGGCAAGGTCGTCCTGGCCGACGGCACCCGGATCGGCCCCGAGGCGGTCATCGCGGCCACGGGCTACCGCCGCGCCCTGGAACCGCTCCTCGGCGACCTCGGCGTACTCGACGAGAAGGGCGCCCCGCTCGTCCGAGGCGCCCGCACCCCGAAGTCGGCTCCCGGCCTCTACTTCACCGGCTTCACGAACCCCATCAGCGGAATGCTGCGAGAAATGGCCCTGGACGCCGACAAAATCGCAAAGGCGATCACAAGAACACTGACCACGCACCACTGA
- a CDS encoding flavin reductase family protein, with protein sequence MAGVMGHAGMAATVVRYLRSVGAPTTAGPVEALPRPQLRAVGDDERAPLDAGEFRRVLGNFATGVTVVTAPASEGEEGPAGFACQSFSSLSLTPPLVSFMVARTSTTWPRIARAGVFCVNILGADQGALCRGFAVSGADKFAGVVYDSAPVTGSPRLAGVPAWVDCTIQAVHTGGDHLIVVGRVDALGATDEGEPLLFHRGKFGRFDTPASSGTSAT encoded by the coding sequence ATGGCTGGTGTGATGGGACATGCAGGGATGGCGGCCACCGTCGTCCGATACCTCAGGTCGGTCGGCGCGCCGACCACCGCCGGACCGGTCGAAGCCCTTCCGCGGCCGCAGTTGCGGGCGGTCGGTGACGACGAGCGTGCGCCGCTCGACGCGGGTGAGTTCCGGCGCGTGCTCGGGAACTTCGCGACCGGCGTGACCGTTGTCACGGCACCGGCATCCGAAGGCGAGGAAGGCCCGGCCGGATTCGCCTGTCAGTCCTTCTCCTCCCTCTCCCTCACCCCGCCCCTGGTCTCCTTCATGGTCGCGCGTACGTCGACGACGTGGCCGCGCATCGCGCGCGCGGGCGTCTTCTGCGTCAACATCCTCGGCGCCGACCAGGGCGCTCTGTGCCGCGGCTTCGCGGTGAGCGGCGCCGACAAGTTCGCCGGTGTCGTGTACGACTCGGCGCCCGTCACCGGTTCGCCCCGCCTGGCCGGCGTACCGGCCTGGGTCGACTGCACGATCCAGGCGGTGCACACCGGGGGCGACCACCTGATCGTGGTCGGCCGGGTGGACGCCCTCGGCGCCACCGACGAGGGCGAACCGCTCCTCTTCCACCGCGGCAAGTTCGGCAGGTTCGACACGCCCGCTTCATCCGGCACTTCCGCTACGTAA
- a CDS encoding enoyl-CoA hydratase/isomerase family protein, whose translation MTTSPERPVDPLDSLVLHATDNGVSWITLNRPEAMNAVTWDQRERVISLLADASSDPGVRAVVITATGKGFCAGADLRGAPATAERVPGDVARTIKLGAQRLIAAVLDCEKPVIAAVNGTAAGIGAHLAFACDLVVAAEQAKFIEVFVRRGLVPDGGGAYLLPRLVGPQRAKELMFFGDSVPAADAERLGLVNRVVPADELEKTARAWAERLATGPTRAIALTKQLVNASLESDRATAFAAEAAAQEINMTTADANEGVTSFMERRSPSYEGR comes from the coding sequence ATGACTACCTCCCCCGAACGTCCAGTTGATCCCCTCGACTCATTGGTACTCCACGCCACTGACAACGGCGTCTCGTGGATCACGCTCAATCGGCCCGAGGCCATGAACGCCGTCACCTGGGACCAGCGCGAACGCGTCATCTCGCTGCTCGCCGACGCGTCGTCCGACCCCGGCGTCCGCGCCGTCGTGATCACCGCCACCGGCAAGGGCTTCTGCGCGGGCGCCGATCTGCGCGGAGCCCCCGCCACCGCCGAGCGCGTGCCCGGTGACGTGGCCCGCACGATCAAGCTGGGCGCCCAGCGTCTCATCGCCGCCGTCCTGGACTGCGAGAAGCCGGTGATCGCCGCGGTGAACGGGACCGCGGCCGGGATCGGCGCGCATCTCGCGTTCGCCTGCGATCTCGTCGTCGCCGCCGAACAGGCCAAGTTCATCGAGGTGTTCGTCCGCCGGGGCCTGGTGCCGGACGGCGGCGGGGCCTATCTGCTGCCGCGTCTTGTCGGTCCGCAGCGGGCCAAGGAGCTGATGTTCTTCGGGGACTCCGTACCGGCCGCGGACGCCGAACGGCTCGGGCTCGTCAATCGCGTCGTACCCGCCGACGAACTGGAGAAGACGGCCCGCGCCTGGGCGGAACGCCTCGCGACGGGGCCGACCCGCGCCATCGCCCTGACCAAGCAGCTGGTCAACGCCTCCCTCGAATCGGACCGCGCGACAGCCTTCGCGGCGGAGGCCGCGGCGCAGGAGATCAACATGACGACGGCGGACGCGAACGAGGGAGTCACCAGCTTCATGGAACGACGCTCACCGTCGTACGAGGGCCGCTGA